A genome region from Tolypothrix sp. PCC 7712 includes the following:
- a CDS encoding NAD(P)/FAD-dependent oxidoreductase has protein sequence MTDVAVIGAGMAGLVCAQQLRKAGYSVIVVEKSRGLGGRLATRRLQGTSADHGACYLKPKGELLQGFVDLLCNANVLQIWTDTVYEFKSDIGIIPPESRSPRYVAPQGMSAIAKFIAPGLDIVLNQRVIALNYTENSWRLTLESSNEEITANALVVAIPAPQALALLAPLSGSLLDATFIEHLSSVEFQPCISAIAGYPSTSQPLPEWKALTFVDDPDIAWIGLDSSKRPNPQQPHFVVQSSAVFAQQHLESADLNAVGEYMLQHTAQTLTIPWLATPDWMQVHRWRYAFVSRPWKETILSANTPLPLICCGDWCGGNFVEGAMLSGITAAVKINQQLRSLPNVNFFNFSPE, from the coding sequence ATGACTGATGTTGCAGTAATTGGTGCAGGGATGGCAGGTTTAGTCTGCGCCCAGCAGTTAAGAAAAGCCGGATATTCGGTAATAGTTGTCGAAAAATCTCGTGGTTTAGGCGGAAGACTCGCAACACGTCGCTTACAAGGAACTTCAGCAGATCATGGTGCTTGTTACCTCAAACCCAAAGGTGAATTGCTGCAAGGTTTTGTCGATTTATTATGCAATGCTAATGTGTTGCAAATTTGGACAGATACAGTTTACGAATTCAAAAGTGATATTGGCATTATTCCACCCGAAAGCCGTAGTCCTCGTTATGTTGCACCTCAGGGAATGAGCGCTATTGCCAAGTTTATTGCTCCAGGGTTGGATATTGTACTAAATCAGCGTGTAATTGCCCTAAATTATACGGAAAATAGCTGGCGGTTAACTCTGGAATCGAGTAACGAGGAAATTACAGCTAATGCCTTAGTGGTGGCAATTCCTGCACCCCAAGCATTAGCTCTTTTAGCGCCTTTAAGTGGCAGTTTATTAGATGCTACCTTTATTGAGCATCTCAGTTCTGTAGAATTTCAGCCATGTATTAGTGCGATCGCAGGTTATCCTTCTACATCTCAACCCCTTCCTGAATGGAAAGCTTTAACTTTTGTAGACGATCCTGATATTGCATGGATTGGTTTAGACAGTAGCAAGCGTCCCAATCCTCAACAGCCACACTTTGTCGTGCAAAGTAGTGCAGTTTTTGCCCAACAGCATCTAGAATCCGCAGATTTAAATGCAGTTGGAGAGTATATGTTGCAACATACAGCCCAAACCTTAACAATTCCTTGGTTAGCAACTCCTGACTGGATGCAAGTACATCGCTGGCGCTATGCCTTTGTTAGTCGTCCTTGGAAGGAAACGATTTTATCTGCTAACACTCCTCTACCTTTAATCTGTTGTGGCGATTGGTGTGGTGGCAATTTTGTAGAAGGTGCAATGCTGTCTGGAATAACTGCTGCTGTGAAAATTAATCAACAGCTAAGGTCTTTACCTAATGTTAATTTTTTCAACTTTTCTCCCGAATAA
- a CDS encoding YaaW family protein, protein MDELRAALELATEDELQDLTAILFSRKFNPLDYVHTPEPIEVQSQDRQAWLDTLENRFRFLAADGMTVLRGRTSQVTYRQALIQVCKYLKIPYSSQLATVDLEAEVFLHLLGQVWKKLPEQEKQKLTVRVQRQLMKSELKQPLPLLLQKDPLGLIFKGGSALAVTSVIQPLVLKQIARQFATHFATYQVAKEAAVQGSTVATAQFQNYVALQMAKRGMTVNAARYGAVRSIFSFIGPVMWAWFFADLGWRAIATNYGRIIPTIFALAQIRLTRTECWELA, encoded by the coding sequence TTGGATGAACTGAGGGCGGCTTTAGAGCTAGCAACTGAAGATGAATTGCAAGACTTAACGGCAATTCTGTTTAGTCGTAAGTTCAATCCTTTAGACTACGTTCACACACCTGAACCGATTGAAGTTCAAAGCCAAGATAGACAAGCGTGGTTAGATACATTAGAAAATCGTTTTCGCTTTTTGGCTGCAGATGGGATGACAGTATTACGGGGACGCACCAGCCAGGTAACTTATCGACAAGCGCTAATTCAAGTATGTAAGTATTTAAAAATTCCTTATTCTAGTCAGCTAGCAACTGTTGATTTAGAAGCAGAAGTATTTTTGCATCTATTAGGGCAAGTATGGAAAAAATTGCCCGAACAGGAAAAGCAAAAATTAACTGTTCGGGTACAGCGTCAGCTGATGAAATCGGAATTGAAACAACCCCTACCACTTTTATTACAAAAAGACCCCTTAGGATTAATTTTTAAAGGTGGTAGTGCTTTAGCCGTGACTTCTGTAATTCAACCATTGGTGCTAAAACAAATTGCTCGCCAATTTGCTACACATTTTGCTACTTATCAAGTAGCCAAAGAAGCAGCAGTGCAAGGTTCAACAGTAGCAACAGCGCAGTTTCAAAACTATGTTGCTTTGCAAATGGCAAAGCGAGGTATGACTGTGAATGCGGCTCGTTATGGCGCAGTACGTAGTATCTTCTCGTTTATTGGGCCAGTTATGTGGGCTTGGTTTTTTGCAGATTTAGGATGGAGAGCGATCGCTACTAATTACGGTAGAATCATTCCCACCATCTTTGCCTTAGCGCAAATTCGTCTCACCCGTACTGAATGTTGGGAGTTAGCTTGA
- a CDS encoding O-antigen ligase family protein: MLGVSLKQAVYHPNPALQLPWNLTQLGLIFFPLSPFLGAVLIVLASLITVARQWSKIIRRPLNWGFALLSLLLIITAGFAYDKTTAYVGLFNFIPYFIIFAGLSALFQKTAQLRQIAWILVVASVPITILGFGQLFLGWNLDLKFVWIVLEWTIAPGGTPPGRMASILMHANTLAAYLVIMFTLGLALALEQWQLIKKKTQNSPIPNPQSLNPLIFLTIAGILNFIALIFTNSRNGWAIAIFVCLAYALYQGWRILVGGVAAIVTTVMLAAFAPSPVAQFFRNFVPAFFWARLNDDMYPNRPVALMRKTQWHFAWNLTQQHPWTGWGLRNFLKLYKAETHLGLGHPHNLFLMLSAETGIPATLLFCGLIAWVVIAAIKVLQKPQFLAQEDRLIFFSYVLVLLGWVLFNMVDVTIYDFRLNTLFWLILSAVCGLVYRYNQDGRIQSQQDERIG, translated from the coding sequence ATGTTGGGAGTTAGCTTGAAGCAAGCTGTTTATCATCCCAATCCGGCTTTGCAATTACCTTGGAATTTAACTCAATTGGGATTGATTTTCTTCCCATTGAGTCCCTTCCTGGGGGCTGTATTGATAGTTTTGGCATCCTTAATTACTGTGGCACGCCAATGGAGCAAAATTATCCGTCGCCCTCTTAATTGGGGATTTGCACTGCTAAGTTTATTGCTCATCATTACGGCTGGGTTTGCCTATGACAAAACCACAGCTTACGTTGGTTTATTTAATTTCATTCCCTACTTTATTATTTTTGCGGGATTGAGTGCGCTGTTTCAAAAAACCGCCCAATTGCGACAAATAGCTTGGATTTTGGTAGTTGCTTCCGTGCCAATCACAATTTTGGGCTTTGGGCAGTTATTTTTAGGCTGGAATTTAGATTTAAAGTTTGTGTGGATTGTTTTAGAGTGGACGATCGCACCAGGAGGAACTCCACCAGGGCGCATGGCTTCTATCTTAATGCACGCTAACACCTTAGCGGCTTACCTGGTAATCATGTTCACTCTGGGGTTAGCTTTAGCGCTAGAACAGTGGCAATTAATCAAAAAGAAAACTCAAAATTCCCCAATCCCCAATCCCCAATCCCTCAACCCCCTCATCTTTCTCACTATCGCCGGAATTCTCAACTTCATTGCCTTAATTTTTACTAACTCACGCAATGGATGGGCGATCGCAATTTTTGTGTGTTTAGCTTATGCACTATACCAAGGTTGGCGGATTTTAGTTGGTGGTGTAGCTGCTATCGTCACTACTGTAATGCTAGCAGCGTTTGCACCTTCTCCAGTCGCCCAGTTCTTTCGCAACTTCGTTCCAGCTTTCTTTTGGGCGCGTTTAAATGATGATATGTATCCCAATCGGCCAGTGGCTTTAATGCGAAAAACCCAATGGCATTTTGCTTGGAATTTAACTCAACAACATCCTTGGACTGGCTGGGGGTTACGCAATTTTTTAAAACTTTATAAAGCCGAAACGCACCTCGGTTTAGGTCATCCACACAACTTATTTTTGATGTTATCTGCGGAAACTGGAATACCTGCTACCCTATTATTTTGTGGTTTAATCGCCTGGGTTGTGATTGCAGCTATCAAAGTTTTGCAAAAGCCACAATTTTTAGCTCAAGAAGACAGATTGATATTTTTTAGTTATGTCTTAGTTTTGTTGGGATGGGTACTCTTTAATATGGTTGATGTTACTATCTATGATTTCCGTCTAAATACTCTATTTTGGTTAATATTATCTGCAGTTTGTGGATTAGTTTATCGCTACAATCAAGATGGTAGAATTCAATCGCAACAAGATGAGAGAATCGGTTAA
- a CDS encoding response regulator, whose amino-acid sequence MPSELPVNILLVDDHSENLLALEAILQGLGQNLVRATSGAQALRCLLNQDFAVILLDVQMPEMDGFETATLIRQRERSRHTPIIFLTAFSTNDSMVFKGYSLGAVDYLFKPIEPEILKSKVAAFVDLFQKTAKIERQANQLAALNADLRKSEEQFRSLSACSPVGIFLTDIDSNCTYTNPRYQSILDISDEDCLGTGWLRSLRPEDRDRIFADWSAAAQQGKEYYSEFSIVTATGTVRWLTLRSSPMLSNEGTVIGYVGTVEDISDRKQAEEERAKLIREQAALKEAEATNRMKDEFLATLSHELRTPLNSILGWAKLLRNRKLDEKATARALETIERNARLQEQLIEDILDVSRIIRGKLVLNICPVNLVSVIETAVETVRLQAEAKNIAFEFAIPATEKANIAPNKENNGHFSLAKHLASPFMVSGDPDRLQQVVWNLLSNAIKFTPENGRVDITLSTDNNYAQIQVSDTGIGIQPDFLRYVFDRFRQADGSTTRSHTGLGLGLAIARHLVELHHGKIYADSPGEGQGATFTVKLPLLAAKQPQNPEKTAIVESVSSPQLPLNNVQLLVVDDDTDTRLFLSAALQQSGATVRSVSSVNEAMLAIQEYPPEILISDIGMPEEDGYTLIRKVKMLEAERGGQIPAIALTAYAREEDSTEAIAAGFHMYASKPIEPAKLINMIIKLLKVNLHSPLS is encoded by the coding sequence ATGCCGTCCGAATTACCAGTAAATATTCTCCTGGTTGATGACCACTCGGAAAACTTGTTGGCCTTAGAAGCAATACTGCAAGGTTTAGGTCAAAATTTGGTCAGGGCGACATCAGGGGCCCAAGCTTTGAGGTGTTTACTCAATCAAGATTTTGCAGTAATTTTGCTCGATGTACAAATGCCAGAAATGGATGGCTTTGAGACGGCTACGCTAATTCGCCAACGAGAGCGATCGCGTCACACACCCATCATCTTTTTAACTGCATTTAGTACCAACGATTCAATGGTATTTAAAGGCTATTCTCTAGGCGCAGTAGACTATTTATTTAAACCCATCGAACCGGAAATCTTAAAATCGAAAGTCGCGGCGTTTGTTGATTTATTTCAGAAAACGGCAAAGATAGAAAGACAAGCTAACCAACTCGCCGCCTTAAACGCCGATTTGAGAAAAAGCGAAGAACAGTTTCGCTCGTTATCGGCTTGCTCACCCGTAGGCATTTTTCTTACAGATATTGACAGTAATTGCACTTATACTAATCCCCGCTACCAAAGTATTTTGGACATTTCTGATGAGGATTGTTTAGGCACAGGTTGGTTGCGATCGCTTCGTCCTGAAGATAGAGACAGGATATTTGCCGATTGGTCGGCGGCGGCTCAACAGGGAAAAGAATACTATAGTGAATTTAGTATTGTTACTGCCACTGGAACTGTGCGCTGGTTAACCTTGCGTTCCTCACCTATGCTTTCTAATGAAGGCACAGTCATCGGTTATGTGGGGACAGTAGAAGATATTAGCGATCGCAAACAAGCTGAGGAAGAACGCGCTAAATTAATTCGCGAACAAGCAGCCCTCAAGGAAGCGGAAGCCACAAACCGCATGAAGGATGAGTTCCTGGCTACTCTGTCTCACGAACTGCGGACACCTCTCAACTCGATTCTCGGTTGGGCTAAACTGCTCCGCAATCGCAAACTCGATGAGAAAGCTACAGCCCGTGCTTTAGAAACTATTGAACGCAATGCACGTTTGCAAGAGCAACTCATTGAAGATATTTTAGATGTCTCCAGAATTATTCGCGGCAAGTTGGTGTTAAATATTTGCCCTGTTAACCTCGTTTCAGTGATTGAAACCGCAGTAGAGACAGTCCGGTTACAAGCTGAAGCTAAAAATATTGCCTTTGAATTTGCGATACCTGCCACAGAGAAAGCAAACATTGCCCCAAATAAAGAAAATAACGGTCATTTCTCTCTAGCAAAGCATCTAGCCTCACCCTTTATGGTTTCTGGCGATCCGGATCGCTTGCAGCAAGTCGTCTGGAATCTACTTAGTAATGCCATCAAGTTCACACCAGAAAACGGACGTGTGGATATTACCCTTTCCACTGACAACAACTACGCTCAAATTCAAGTCAGTGATACCGGAATTGGTATTCAACCAGACTTTCTCAGATATGTTTTTGATCGCTTCCGCCAAGCCGACGGTAGTACCACCCGCAGCCACACAGGACTAGGATTAGGATTAGCGATCGCCCGCCACTTGGTAGAATTACACCACGGAAAGATTTATGCAGATAGCCCTGGTGAAGGACAAGGCGCAACTTTTACTGTAAAATTGCCGCTTTTAGCAGCAAAACAGCCACAAAATCCAGAAAAAACAGCAATTGTAGAATCTGTATCTTCACCGCAATTACCTCTAAATAATGTGCAATTGCTAGTTGTAGATGATGATACTGATACACGCCTTTTTCTGTCAGCCGCACTACAGCAATCCGGAGCTACAGTCAGATCTGTTAGCTCAGTTAACGAAGCAATGTTAGCAATTCAAGAATATCCACCAGAGATATTAATTAGCGATATTGGTATGCCTGAAGAAGATGGCTACACACTCATCCGTAAAGTCAAAATGCTGGAAGCAGAACGAGGCGGGCAAATTCCAGCCATTGCGTTAACAGCCTATGCTAGAGAAGAAGATTCTACAGAAGCCATAGCAGCCGGCTTTCATATGTATGCTTCTAAGCCAATTGAGCCAGCTAAATTAATTAATATGATAATCAAACTATTAAAAGTAAATTTGCACTCTCCACTTAGCTAA
- a CDS encoding aspartyl protease, with the protein MAVGSFGDNGELFFEIQLVSVNGEEFIIEALFDTGFTDGWLAINTQDLDALGWSLLAAQVEMTTARGNARLDIHEGKIIIDGIEAIIPVHVGDEIPDTIMGSLWLDTMQLIVNKPRNILTLEMVDE; encoded by the coding sequence ATGGCTGTAGGTTCATTTGGAGATAACGGCGAGCTATTTTTTGAAATTCAGCTTGTTAGTGTTAACGGTGAAGAATTTATCATTGAAGCCTTATTTGATACAGGGTTTACAGATGGCTGGTTAGCTATCAATACTCAAGACCTGGATGCTTTGGGGTGGTCATTGCTAGCCGCACAAGTTGAAATGACCACAGCACGCGGGAACGCAAGGTTAGACATCCATGAAGGCAAAATTATCATTGATGGAATTGAAGCCATAATCCCCGTCCATGTCGGTGATGAGATTCCCGATACCATTATGGGTTCTTTGTGGCTGGATACTATGCAGCTAATCGTGAATAAACCAAGAAACATATTGACTTTAGAGATGGTGGACGAATAA